A single window of Nicotiana sylvestris chromosome 5, ASM39365v2, whole genome shotgun sequence DNA harbors:
- the LOC104236607 gene encoding 2-alkenal reductase (NADP(+)-dependent) isoform X1, with the protein MEKKAGKEEAVELLGKTVENKQIIFKGYIEGIPEETDMELRIGKKLQLEKVPKGSGGLLVKNLYLSCDPFMRGRMRNFTGSYIPPFTPGEVIEGFGVSKVLDSDNPDFKPGDIISGFTGWEEYSLIYKTEQLRKIQADDIPLSYHVGLLGMPGFTAYAGFYEVCTPKRGEYVFVSAASGAVGQLVGQLAKLHGCYVVGSAGSKQKVDILKDKLGFDGSFNYKEEADLDKALKSHFPEGIDIYFDNIGGSMLDAALINMRINGRIAICGMVSQQSFSDRQGIHNLIQLITKRVKMQGFLQSDYLHLFPRFLEDVTSLCKEGKITYLEDMNEGLESGPSAFVGLFSGKNIGKQVIRVAHN; encoded by the exons ATGGAGAAAAAAGCAGGAAAAGAAGAAGCAGTTGAGCTACTAGGAAAAACAGTGGAGAACAAGCAAATCATATTCAAAGGATACATAGAAGGAATACCAGAGGAAACTGACATGGAGTTGAGAATTGGAAAAAAGTTGCAGCTAGAGAAAGTCCCAAAAGGGTCAGGTGGGTTATTGGTCAAGAATTTGTACTTGTCCTGTGACCCTTTTATGCGTGGACGAATGCGCAATTTCACTGGCTCTTACATCCCTCCTTTCACTCCTGGAGAG GTAATTGAAGGATTTGGTGTGTCCAAAGTTTTAGACTCAGATAATCCAGACTTCAAGCCGGGTGATATAATCTCAGGGTTCACTGGTTGGGAAGAGTACAGCTTAATTTACAAAACCGAGCAGCTGAGAAAAATTCAGGCTGATGATATACCTCTCTCATATCATGTCGGTCTTCTTG GCATGCCGGGTTTTACAGCTTATGCTGGATTTTATGAGGTTTGCACACCTAAAAGAGGGGAATATGTTTTTGTATCTGCTGCCTCAGGAGCAGTTGGCCAGCTTGTTGGGCAACTAGCTAAGTTACATGGATGCTATGTTGTAGGAAGTGCCGGGTCGAAACAAAAG GTTGACATATTAAAAGATAAGCTTGGATTCGATGGATCATTCAACTACAAGGAAGAAGCAGACCTTGATAAAGCTCTTAAAAG TCACTTTCCTGAGGGCATCGACATTTACTTTGACAACATAGGTGGATCCATGCTAGATGCGGCATTGATCAACATGAGGATTAACGGCCGAATTGCCATCTGTGGGATGGTATCTCAGCAAAGTTTTTCTGATCGGCAAGGGATACACAACTTGATTCAACTCATCACGAAGCGTGTTAAGATGCAGGGCTTTCTCCAAAGTGATTATCTTCATTTATTTCCGCGCTTTCTTGAAGATGTTACTAGTTTGTGCAAGGAGGGAAAGATTACATATTTAGAAGACATGAATGAAGGCCTTGAGAGTGGTCCATCAGCTTTTGTTGGGCTATTTTCTGGAAAGAACATAGGTAAACAGGTCATCCGTGTGGCGCACAATTGA
- the LOC104236607 gene encoding 2-alkenal reductase (NADP(+)-dependent) isoform X2 — protein MEKKAGKEEAVELLGKTVENKQIIFKGYIEGIPEETDMELRIGKKLQLEKVPKGSGFTGWEEYSLIYKTEQLRKIQADDIPLSYHVGLLGMPGFTAYAGFYEVCTPKRGEYVFVSAASGAVGQLVGQLAKLHGCYVVGSAGSKQKVDILKDKLGFDGSFNYKEEADLDKALKSHFPEGIDIYFDNIGGSMLDAALINMRINGRIAICGMVSQQSFSDRQGIHNLIQLITKRVKMQGFLQSDYLHLFPRFLEDVTSLCKEGKITYLEDMNEGLESGPSAFVGLFSGKNIGKQVIRVAHN, from the exons ATGGAGAAAAAAGCAGGAAAAGAAGAAGCAGTTGAGCTACTAGGAAAAACAGTGGAGAACAAGCAAATCATATTCAAAGGATACATAGAAGGAATACCAGAGGAAACTGACATGGAGTTGAGAATTGGAAAAAAGTTGCAGCTAGAGAAAGTCCCAAAAGGGTCAG GGTTCACTGGTTGGGAAGAGTACAGCTTAATTTACAAAACCGAGCAGCTGAGAAAAATTCAGGCTGATGATATACCTCTCTCATATCATGTCGGTCTTCTTG GCATGCCGGGTTTTACAGCTTATGCTGGATTTTATGAGGTTTGCACACCTAAAAGAGGGGAATATGTTTTTGTATCTGCTGCCTCAGGAGCAGTTGGCCAGCTTGTTGGGCAACTAGCTAAGTTACATGGATGCTATGTTGTAGGAAGTGCCGGGTCGAAACAAAAG GTTGACATATTAAAAGATAAGCTTGGATTCGATGGATCATTCAACTACAAGGAAGAAGCAGACCTTGATAAAGCTCTTAAAAG TCACTTTCCTGAGGGCATCGACATTTACTTTGACAACATAGGTGGATCCATGCTAGATGCGGCATTGATCAACATGAGGATTAACGGCCGAATTGCCATCTGTGGGATGGTATCTCAGCAAAGTTTTTCTGATCGGCAAGGGATACACAACTTGATTCAACTCATCACGAAGCGTGTTAAGATGCAGGGCTTTCTCCAAAGTGATTATCTTCATTTATTTCCGCGCTTTCTTGAAGATGTTACTAGTTTGTGCAAGGAGGGAAAGATTACATATTTAGAAGACATGAATGAAGGCCTTGAGAGTGGTCCATCAGCTTTTGTTGGGCTATTTTCTGGAAAGAACATAGGTAAACAGGTCATCCGTGTGGCGCACAATTGA